In Nostoc edaphicum CCNP1411, the sequence GATTACGCCATTTCACCTGCTAGTCAAACTGTGACTGAAGGTAATAGTGGTAGCAAAACGGTGACTTTCACTGTTACTCGCAGTGGTGATACTGGCGTTGCTACTAGCGTAAATTATGTTCTGAATGGCACGGCAACTTTTAGCAGTGATTACAACAGTATTAAAGTTGCAGGTGTCACAGGTAGTTCATCTGGGATTATAAAATTCGCCGCCGGGGAAACAACAAAGGCTATCACATTAAACGTTGTAGGCGATAAGGTCACTGAGGCTGACGAAACCATTAATCTTAACCTGAGTTACCCTAACCAAACAGTTGCGATCGCACCAGCTACAATCACTATAGTTAATGATGACAACGCACCTACTATTTCTATCGCAGATAAAAGCGGCAAGGAAGATAGTGGCAATCTTGTTTTTACCGTTAAACTGTCTAATGCCAGCAATGACGTAATCACAGTTGATTACAACACTAGTAATGATACTGCGATCGCTGGCGTTGATTACACCCCACTCACAGGAACTCTGACTTTCAACCCTGGAGTTATCTCTCAAACAATCACCGTACCGATTCTCGACGATTTCATTGACGAATCAACTGAGCAGTTTTTTGTCAATCTCACCAACCCCACCAATGCCAGTATTAGCGATAATCAAGCTAGTGGTAAGATTACTAACGACGATACAGCGGGTTTCAGCATCTCTGCCACCAATGGACTCATAACTACTGAAGCTGGTGGCACTGATAGCTTCAATATTCAACTCACTAGCCAACCCACTGCTGATGTCAGCTTAAATTTAAGCAGTTCCAATATCAATGAAGGTACTGTTTCAGTTTCTAGCGTTACCTTTACCGCAGCTAACTGGAATACGCCCCAAATCATCACGGTTACAGGTGTTGATGATGGTGTTGCAGATGACAACTTTACTTACCAAATTATTACTGCCAAAGCAGTTAGTAGTGATGCCAATTATAACAATCTCAACCCCAGCGATATTGATGTCGTTAACATTAAAAGTGGCAACCAAATTAATAGCATTATCACTGGTACGTCCAAAGCTGATAACCCATTACAGGGAACTAGCTCAGACGATCTGATTTTTGGCTTTGCTGGTAATGATGTAATTGTTGGCGGGCTAGGAAACGATCGCATTTATGGTGGTAGTATTGGTACTGATAATCTCACAGGTGGTGCAGGGAATGATATCTTTGTACTTGCCAAGGGTGAAGGTAGAGATACTATCAAAGACTTCAACATTAGTGAAGATTTGATTGCTTTATCAGGTGGTTTGCTCTACTCCGGTTTGTCTATTACTCAGAGCGGCAATGATACCTTAATTAAGGTTACTGCCAATAACGAAAGTCTTGCTCTGTTAACTGGAATTACGGCATCAACTTTAAACGCTAGCAATTTCATTACTTACTAGTACAGTAAGCAATACTACTCGATTAAGCATTTTGAACCCAAAGTTTGGTTTTGGGAAAGGGTTACTGGGTTTGGGTTAAAGGTTTTAATTTCCCTTTCCCCCCGCCCCTTATCCCCAGAGGGGGCCCCACCTTTCCCTTTCCCCCTTAACCGACAAGTATTGGTACAGTAAGACGCTAATAAAACAACTTTAGCCGATTGAGCTAAATCAATTGGCTTTATCAATTTTTTATATTAATAAAATTACATAAACAGCTTTTAAAAATTTTAATTTTAGGGATTTGACTGCTAAAAAGTTTATCCTACAAGACGTTGATTAATTTAGATATGGAAATTAAAAGTATTTAAATTTCTAACTAAACTCTAAAATTTAATTTTTAGGATATTTGAGCGATCGCAGTAATAATACAGTAGAAAATATAGTATTTTTAGCGTAATTTTGTACTTACTTATCATCTTGCTTTTTGACCTCAAAACAAACATTATAACTACCGATTCAATTTAGGTACGGAAGCGGGTATTTAGCGGCTGTGTGACTAATCTCGGCTCCCTACTCCCTACTCCGTATTTTCAAGGTGGATCTAATTAATCAGAGTGCAACTGCCAGAAAACAAAACTTCTAAAACGCAAATTAATTTTACTGAGGAATTACAAATGTCAAATCAAAATATTATTTTTATTGATCAAGCAGTTATCGACTACGAAAGCTTGATTGCTGGCATCCAACCAGGCACTAGTGTAGTAATCCTTGACTCCGCTAGGGATGGGGTAGAACAAATCACTCAAGCTTTGCAAGGTGGCAAATACCAATCAGTTCAAATTATCTCCCACGGCAATAGCGGAAGTTTGCAATTAGGGGCAACCTTACTCAATGTCAACAATTTGAACTCCTACACCAATCAATTGCAGCAGTGGAAAAATTATTTAACTGAGGATTCCGACATTCTGCTTTATGGTTGCAATGTGGCATCTTTCGATCAAACTTTTTTGCAGCTTTTGAGCCAAATCACAGGCGCAGATGTGGCAGCTTCGGATGATATTACAGGTAATGCCGAGTTGGGAGGCGACTGGGATTTAGAAGTGAAGATTGGAGAAATTGAGTCAGATTTAGCCTTGGCATCAAAGGTCGTGATGGCTTACGACTCAATTTTAGCCTCCAACACAGCACCAATACTAAACAACACCGGTAATCCCAGACTGGCTGCCATTGCTCAAGACGTAACTGATATCAATAACTCAGGCACTTTAATTTCCGCCATCCTTTCTAGAGGTGCAGGTGGCGACCCCATTACCGATGCTGACACAGGTGCAGTAGAAGGAATTGCCGTCATTGGTGTAGATAATACCAACGGTACTTGGCAATACTCCATAAATGACGGTGGCAACTGGATTAATTTGGTTGTATCCGATACTTCTGCTACATTGCTCAGAGATACAGAAAAAATTCGTTTTGTCCCCAACTCTGGCTACAAGGGCACAGCGGAATTCGCTTTTCGCGCTTGGGATACCTCAGACGGCAACATTAATGGTGCTACTAACATAGTCACTGGCGCTGGTGGAGGTACAACAGCTTACAGTAGTGATACGGAGATTGCTAGCATTTCGATTATACATAACACTTTTAATGTGGGATTAAGACCCTACTCTATTGTTGTTGGCGACTTTGACAAAGATGGTAATACCGATTTGGTAACGGCAAACAAGTCCTCCAGCACCGTTTCGGTACTTTTGGGAAATGGTAATGGCACTTTTAAGTCTGCTAGCAACTTTAGTACGGTGGGGTTCAATGGCTTAAGTCCTTCTTCTGTCGCTGTAGCTGACTTCAACAAAGATGGGAAATTGGATCTGGTAACGGCAAATAATCTGTCGAATAACATTTCAGTACTGCTTGGCAAGGGCGATGGCAGCTTTCAAGCTGCTGTAAATTTTGCTTTGGATTCAGCCTCAGCACCGATATCTATTGTAGTGGGGGACTTCAACGACGATGGAAAATCTGACATAGTAACGGTAAACAACGCTTCCCAAAATATTTCACTGCTGTTGGGAAATGGTACTGGTGGTTTTGCAACTGCCAAAAACTTTAAAGTTCCCAGTCGTCCCACTTCCGTCACAGTAGGCGATTTCAACAAGGATGGAAAATCTGATCTAGCGGTGACGAGTTCTTACTTCAACAACGTCTCAGTGCTGTTGGGTAACGGTGATGGCACTTTTAACTCAGCTACCCAATTTGATGTCGGAGCAAATCCCAATTCCGTCGTTGTAGGCGATTTCAATAAAGACAACAAATTGGATTTGGCAGTGGCAAATTATGACTCTAACAATATCTCTATTCTGTTGGGTAATGGGGCTGGCAGCTTTGGAATTGCCACTAACTTTGATGTAGGGTTAAATCCTGCATCCGTTACAGTGATTGACTTCGATAATGATGGTAACTCTGACCTAGCAGTGGCAAATGCAGGCTCAGACACGGTTTCAGTGCTGCTGGGAGATGGCAATGGTGGCTTTGGAATTGCCACGAACTTTGCCGTGGGGACAAAACCCTATTCTCTCACCGTAAGCGATTTCAACAAGGATGGTAAATCTGACTTGGTAGTGGCAAACAGCGAATCTAAAAACGTTTCGCTGGTAAACGCTGATGATGAAACTTATGAACCTGTTCCCCCTCAACCGATACTTATCAACGAAATTCTGTTTGATCCTCCAAGTGCAGATACCTCGAAAGAATATATCGAACTGCGTGGTACTCCCGGTGCGATTCTAGCACCTGGAACTTATTTAGTTGGGATTGAGGGTGATTCCACTACTAACCCCGGCAATGTTCAAGATATTTTTGATTTGTCTGGTAAGCAGTTTGGTAGCAATGGATTGCTAGTTCTGTTGCAAAAAGGCAATAGTTATGCAGTTAACCCCAATACAAATGTAGTAACTAATACTGGAACTGGAGCCGGATGGGGAAGTGGAACCTCAAGTTCACTCGGTCACATTGGTCAAGCGAATGCAACTGACATCGAAAATGGGTCTGTTAATTTCTTTCTGATTCAAACTACTACTGCACCAAACCTAACCAATGATATTGACTCGGATAACAATGGTATTGCGGATGGTGCTATTTACTCAAATTGGACTGTGCTGGATTCAGTTTCGGTTTTAGATGGGGATGCTACAGACATAGCATACGGCTCGATTGTATTTAGAAAAGGTTCTGTCGGTTCAGTTCCAACGAATGCCGCAGTTATTGACACCTCATTTATTACTGGATATGTAGGACGTTCAGGTGACACTACTGGTTCAACAGCTTCGGATTGGGTAGCAAGTCTAATCACTGGCACAGCACCAAATTTTTCATTAGGTAATGCTGCTAACACTTTACCTGGAAACTTTGCTAGTCAGCCATTAAATCACATAGGGGATACTAACTTTGCTCCTTCTACTAATATCAATTACGACATTTCAACTGCTAGCCAAACTGTGACTGAGGGTAATAGTGGTAGCCAAACTATTACTTTCACAGTGACTCGTAGTGGCGATACTGCCGTTGCCAGTACCATAAATTATGCTTTCGATGGCACGGCAACTTTTGGCAGTGATTACAACGCCATTAAGGTTGCAGGTGTAACAAGTACTATATCTGGAGTTGTAATTTTTGCTGCTGGAGAAACAACAAAGAGTATTACATTAAACGTTCTGGGTGAAAAGGTGACTGAAGTTGATGAAACCATTAATCTGACGTTGAGTCACCCCAACCAGCAAGATCCTATTACCAATCCAGCTTCAGTTACTATAGTTAACGATGACAATCCGCCCACTATCTCCATCGCAAATAAAAGTGGTAGCGAAAGCATTGGTAACTTCTCTTTTACTGTCCAACTCTCCAACGCAAGTACTGATGTAATCACAGTCGATTACAACACTAGTAATGATACTGCGATCGCTGGCGTTGATTACACCCCACTCACAGGAACCCTCACTTTTAACCCTGGAGTTACTACTCAAACAATCACGATACCGATTCTCGATGATTTAGTTGCCGAATCCAGTGAGCGCTTTTTTGTCAATCTCACAAACCCCACCAATGCCACCATTAGTGATAGCCAAGCTATTGGTACTATTTCTGACAACGATATAGCAGGTGTTACTATCTCTCCTACAACTGGGCTAGTAACTACCGAAGCTGGTGGCACAGCTAACTTCAGTATTCAACTCGATAGCCAACCCACTGCTGATGTCACCTTCAATTTGAGTAGTTCCAAGGTGAGTGAAGGTACTGTTTCAGTTTCTAGCGTGATATTTACCGCAGCTAACTGGAATACGCCCCAAATCATCACGGTTACAGGTGTTGATGATGGCATTGCAGATGACAATATTACTTACCAAATTATTACTGCCAAAGCAGTTAGTAGTGATACCAAATATAACAACATTATCAATCCTGATGATATTGATGTCGTTAACATTAAAAATGGTAATCAAATTAATAGCATTATCACTGGTACATCTAAGCCTGATAACCCTATACAGGGAACTAGCTCAGACGACCTGATTTTTGGTTTTGCTGGTAATGATGTGATTGTCGGCGGGCTAGGAAACGATCGCATTTATGGTGGTTTTGGTACTGATAATCTTACAGGTGGTGCAGGTAATGATATCTTTGTGATTGTCAAAGGTGAAGGTAGAGATACTATCAAAGATTTCAACATTAATGAAGATTTGATTTCTTTATCAGGTGGTTTAACCTACTCAGGTTTGTCTATTACTCAAAGTGGCAATGATACCTTGATTAAGGTTACTGCTGGTAGCACTAATTTTGCTTTGTTAACTGGAATTATGGCATCAACTTTAAACGCTAGTCATTTCATTACTGAGTAACACAGGATTCAATACTTGTCGGGTTTTGGGGAAAAGGGGAAGGAAAAACCTTTAATACCAATTCTCTGTGAAGCTGCATATTATTTTGACCCCTCCCAACCTCACCCCTACCAACGTGAGTTCGATGAACCTCTCCCTCCCAGCCTCCCTCTCCGAAACGGAAAGGGAGGAGCAAGAAAAATTCCGCTTTTTGCTCCCCTCTCCGCGTCGGAGAGGGGCTGGGGGAGAGGTAAAATAAGACTCTTGTCGAACTCACGTCTACCAAGGCTACGGTGTACACACAAGTCTGAAATCGCTGATTAATCAAGGTTTTACCCCACCCTAACCCTCCCCTTGCAAAGGGGAGGGAACTAGATTTTCTATTTCCCCCCTTTGCAAGGGGGGATTAAGGGGGGTAATTAGACTTGTTTGTACATGTCAGGCGGTGGGGTTCTTTCTATGCGTCTTCATAAAGAATTGGTTTAACCCTTCCCCTTTAACCTTTTTTCCAAACCAAATTCCAGTTTAAAATCCAAAACCTGAACCGTATTGGAAATGAAAGTAAGGTTTTCTAGATCAAATTAACGGTATAGCCAAACACGCAATAGAGACAGCAATTGCTCGGTATCTACGGGTTTGGTGATGTAATCTGATGCACCTGCTTCTATACACTTCTCGCGATCGCCTTGCATGGCTTTAGCGGTCAGTGCAATAATCGGCAAAGATTTAAATTGATCGTTTTGGCGGATTAAGCGTGTTGTTTCGTAACCATCCATTTCTGGCATCATTACGTCCATCAAAATGACATCAATATCTGGTGTATTTTGTAACAGAGTGATTCCCTCTCTGCCATTTTCAGCATATAAAACCTGTATTTGATAACGCTCTAGCATACTAGTAAGGGCGAAAATATTACGCATATCGTCGTCTACAATTAGCGCTTTTTTGCCTGTGAGTAAGTAGTCTTGTGAATGCAGTTGTTCGAGTATTTGTCGCTTGGGTGCTGGTAAATTTGCTTGGACTCGATGTAAAAATAATGCTGTTTCATCAAGGAGACGTTCGGGCGATCGCACATCTTTAATAATGATTGTCTCTGCAATCCGTCTGAGTTCCGTTTCTTGAGTTTTGCTAATTTCTCTACCTGTGTAGACAATAATTGGCAAAGTTTTGCCGTTAGGTAGAAGTTTTATCTGCTCGATCAGTTCAAACCCGGTCATGTCTGGTAGCCCTAAGTCGAGGACAAGGCAATCAAAATGCTGTGAGCGGATGGCTTCTAATGCTGCTGCACCAGTGGCAACTGCAATGGTCGAAACATCGCTGTTGCCAATTAACTCAACAATACTCAGCCGTTGAGTGTCGTCGTCTTCCACTACCAATAAATTTTTCACCTGGCGCTCAACGAAACCTTTAATTTTGCTCAACGCCTCGGATATTGTCTCGCTGGTTAAGGGCTTTTGCAGATATGCGATCGCACCTAGTTGTAAACCGCGTTGTCTGCCTTCCTCTACGGTCATGATATGTACGGGAATGTGGCGGGTATTTGGGTCATGTTTTAGACGATCCAATACCGTCCAACCATCCATTTCTGGCAACCGGATATCTAGCAAAACGGCTGAAGGCTGGAATTGCTGCGCTAACATCAAACCTGTACTGCCGGTTTGGGCTGTTATCACCTTAAATCCATGCTGTTGCGCCATCTCTAGAAGGATACGCGCAAAATTCACGTCATCTTCGACAATTAGTAAGACGCGATCGCCTCTTTCTATAGTAGTGCGATCGTCACTAATTAGTGCTGAGTGCTGAGTGCTTAGTGCTGAGTGGGGAGTGGGGAGTGGGGGGTGGGGAGCGGGGAGTAGGGAGTAGGGAGTGAGGAGTGCCGATCTAGACTCAGCAATCGATTGTGGTAAATAGAATGTAAAGGTGCTACCTTCACCTGGTTGACTGATTAGTTTAATTTCACCGCCGAAGAGACGGGCGATTTCGCGGCTAATTGATAAGCCTAATCCGGTGCCGCCATATCTGCGACTGGTAGAGCCATCGGCTTGCTGGAATGCCTCAAAAATCACTTTTTGTTTGTCGGGGGCAATGCCAATACCTGTATCGCTGACTGAGAAGGCAATCACCATCTGGGCGCGATTTAAGGTTTGATGGTCGTTGCTCCAGCCTAGCTTGGCCACCGCAATCCGTAAGCGTACTTCTCCTTGCTCTGTAAATTTAAAAGCGTTGGAGAGGAGATTTTTCAACACCTGTTGTATACGTTTGACATCTGTATAAATGCTGTTTGGCAATTCGGGAGTAAATTCAATTGCGAAAGCAAGTCCTTTACTCTGAGCTATTTCTCGGAAGGTACGCTCAATCTGCTCACCCAACTCTGCCAATGGCATTTGAGTCATGTCAATGGACATCGTTCCAGATTCGATTTTGGCGAGATCCAAAATGTCATTAATTAACGTCAACAAGTCAGTACCGGCTGAGTAAATTGTTTGGCTGTATTCGACTTGCTTGGCGGTGAGGTTGCGATCGATGTTATCTGTTAACAGCTTGGCCAAAATCAACAAGCTGTTGAGCGGTGTCCGTAATTCATGGGACATATTGGCGAGAAATTCTGACTTGTATTTTGAAGAAAGGGCGAGTTGTTCCGCCTTATCTTCTAAAGACAGTCTTGATTGTTCAATTTCACGATTTTTGCGCTCGACTTCTTTCTTTTGTTGAGCTAACAATTCTGCCTTTTCTTCTAATTCGGCGTTGGTTTGTTGCAGTTCCTCTTGCTGTCCTTTGAGTAAATCTTCGGAGGCTTTGAGTGATTGGGCTTGTTGTTCTAAACGCTGGTTGGTTTCTCGGAGTTCGCTTTGTTGGGTTTGTAGTTCTTCGGCTAAAGATTGCGATTGCTTGAGTAATTCTTCCGTTCGCATCGATGCTGCGATCGTGTTGAGGACGATCGCTATACTTTCGGTAAGTTGGTCGAAGAATGTCAGATGTATTTCGCTAAAGCGGCGAAAGGAGGCTAATTCAATCACTGCTGTCACCTGTCCTTCAAACAGTACAGGTAACACCACGGCATTGAGAGGCGTAGCTTCTCCTAAACCAGAGCCAATTTTGACATAATCGTTCGGTACTTCCGTTAGCAGAATTCGCTCTTTTTCTAAAGCGCATTGTCCCACCAAACCTTCACCCAATTGGAAGCGGTTAGCTAGATGTCTGCGTTCGCGGTAAGCGTAGCTACTAATTAGTTTCAAATACGCGATATTTTCCCCAGACTCCATAAGGAAAAATACGCCGTGTTGCGCTCCTACCAAAGGTGCTAGTTCTGAGAGAATTAATTTAGATACAGTTTCCAAGTCTCGCTGACCTTGGAGCATTCGGGTAAACTTGGCTAAGTTAGTTTTCAACCAGTCTTGTTCGGTGTTTTTCTGCGTTGTCTCCCGCAGGTTGGCAATCATT encodes:
- a CDS encoding FG-GAP-like repeat-containing protein; translation: MSNQNIIFIDQAVIDYESLIAGIQPGTSVVILDSARDGVEQITQALQGGKYQSVQIISHGNSGSLQLGATLLNVNNLNSYTNQLQQWKNYLTEDSDILLYGCNVASFDQTFLQLLSQITGADVAASDDITGNAELGGDWDLEVKIGEIESDLALASKVVMAYDSILASNTAPILNNTGNPRLAAIAQDVTDINNSGTLISAILSRGAGGDPITDADTGAVEGIAVIGVDNTNGTWQYSINDGGNWINLVVSDTSATLLRDTEKIRFVPNSGYKGTAEFAFRAWDTSDGNINGATNIVTGAGGGTTAYSSDTEIASISIIHNTFNVGLRPYSIVVGDFDKDGNTDLVTANKSSSTVSVLLGNGNGTFKSASNFSTVGFNGLSPSSVAVADFNKDGKLDLVTANNLSNNISVLLGKGDGSFQAAVNFALDSASAPISIVVGDFNDDGKSDIVTVNNASQNISLLLGNGTGGFATAKNFKVPSRPTSVTVGDFNKDGKSDLAVTSSYFNNVSVLLGNGDGTFNSATQFDVGANPNSVVVGDFNKDNKLDLAVANYDSNNISILLGNGAGSFGIATNFDVGLNPASVTVIDFDNDGNSDLAVANAGSDTVSVLLGDGNGGFGIATNFAVGTKPYSLTVSDFNKDGKSDLVVANSESKNVSLVNADDETYEPVPPQPILINEILFDPPSADTSKEYIELRGTPGAILAPGTYLVGIEGDSTTNPGNVQDIFDLSGKQFGSNGLLVLLQKGNSYAVNPNTNVVTNTGTGAGWGSGTSSSLGHIGQANATDIENGSVNFFLIQTTTAPNLTNDIDSDNNGIADGAIYSNWTVLDSVSVLDGDATDIAYGSIVFRKGSVGSVPTNAAVIDTSFITGYVGRSGDTTGSTASDWVASLITGTAPNFSLGNAANTLPGNFASQPLNHIGDTNFAPSTNINYDISTASQTVTEGNSGSQTITFTVTRSGDTAVASTINYAFDGTATFGSDYNAIKVAGVTSTISGVVIFAAGETTKSITLNVLGEKVTEVDETINLTLSHPNQQDPITNPASVTIVNDDNPPTISIANKSGSESIGNFSFTVQLSNASTDVITVDYNTSNDTAIAGVDYTPLTGTLTFNPGVTTQTITIPILDDLVAESSERFFVNLTNPTNATISDSQAIGTISDNDIAGVTISPTTGLVTTEAGGTANFSIQLDSQPTADVTFNLSSSKVSEGTVSVSSVIFTAANWNTPQIITVTGVDDGIADDNITYQIITAKAVSSDTKYNNIINPDDIDVVNIKNGNQINSIITGTSKPDNPIQGTSSDDLIFGFAGNDVIVGGLGNDRIYGGFGTDNLTGGAGNDIFVIVKGEGRDTIKDFNINEDLISLSGGLTYSGLSITQSGNDTLIKVTAGSTNFALLTGIMASTLNASHFITE